Genomic segment of Malus domestica chromosome 15, GDT2T_hap1:
ctgcaaagtttcaataaaaatttccaagtttttcttacaatttctgtggtttccatgtaatttttatcgatatcgatattatcccgatatttccatcgatatttccgtgttttcggactactgatatttccgatattaccgatattttcttccttgcttagaaccgaaaaccgaaaccgaaacacgaaccaaatcgaaccgcaACGAATGGTTtagttttgcggttttgaaacgatttcagttttgaaaccgaaccgcaacatagaaaacggtttggtttcggttttggcttttgaaaaccgcaccaaaaccaaaccaaaccgtaaatattaataaacatttaattaaatgtccatattagatttcatgttttaattggttgtttgttagaatccatacatttagtatggactcaaccacactagaatatcatcattcatcactttctttcgtTCATTAACGCGAAtgacctttgttattttataccatcacacacacacacatatgtacatgggtggactaatcttgttatcaaaagtcgaacaatgatctaatgaagttcactcatttgaagcatgatatcacatattATAGTATAAAAGTTTCGCTCacgtttaatgaattcaaagttattcaacttgttttatgtTATACCTTGCATGGGACACccttttgttgcacaaacatactttaacatcacaactgcatgcaacatgctaattatataacaaatgtctttttcctattgctaatgggaaatgcttattaatatgttaaattgcaaattgtacattttttcttaaaaaccaaaccgaaactaTTTGAAACACACCGAACGAACCAAACCGCAAATTTCaatttcggttttggttttactcaaaaccgcaccgaaccaaaccgtaGCCAACCCTAGTTTTTGAATATCGTATGAACCCCGTTCTGGTTGTAATCTGccatactttataatttatttatgtcacACATCATAAATTGTATGGCACAAACAACAAATCTCCAACATCTGCAAAAGGATGTACACTTAGAACAACCACCGTAGCCGGAGCCGGAGCCGGAGCCACCACCTTTTAGATCCACACCAACTCTAACATCACACGTCTCAGTGAAACGTTTATATCAATCCTATGAAGAATAAAATTGCTGAATACTTGAGTTCAAGAGTGGTTCAGATGGTTATGAATTAGAAAACCGGAACACCTTTCATACTCTCTCTTACTTCCAATCTACAGCTTCCTAGCATTCCGGTGACCAGGTGAGCTAGTCACAGTTCTTGAGGTAATGCTCGCAGTTCTTAGAAGTCTACGGAATTCTGATAGGCTGATCCTCCCATCTTTGTCAATGTCCGCCTCGTCAAGAAGTGGATCTATAGAACCTTTTAAACCCGTGTGctgcaaaagaaaagaaagcaatGTCGTAGATTAGCAAACTAAACAAGAACAACACTCGAACCAATTCAGTGTGCCGTGTATCTGTGTCGTCTGAGAGGGAGAAGGCAGATAATACTGACCATTCTAAGTTCCTCTGGAGTTATAAACCCATCTCTATCTATGTCGAATTTCTCAAAAGCTGCCCGTGAGCGCTGCTGCCATTTCTGTGAGTCATGTTCCTCCAATTGATGCACATGTAGAGTAGCAGCGACAAACTCAGTGAAGTCCACAAGCCCGTCTGTGTTGCTGTCAATCTGAATCAAGCAAGTAAACAACCACATCCCAAACCGTACAAAGGAAGCAACATCCAAACTCTGATATAAGGATCGATGTGAGATTCACATCGCCTTGGGTTGGAGTAAGAATGATAAGGGGAAGGAGAACCTAAGAGACTGGCATAAAGAACATAATACAAAGGTGGGGTTTTCCCTTGGtagagagaaggaaaaagaacagAAAAGGAAAGAGTTGTGGGGTTGGCGTACCGCTTCCAGTATCTCAAGGACACGCGAATCTTTCAATTTCCAAGGGACATCTTTAGCAAGTGCCTGCGATAGACATGAATTTAGAAGTTAGAGATGTATCAAATTCTACATTTCATAAGGAAGTGGGCATGAATTCTAAAGTTCAAACTTAATGTGATAAAGGTTTACCTGTCTCATTTCTTCGAGACTAATCGCACCATTCTTATCCATGTCAATTGCATCAAATTGATCTTTGAGATCAGATAGCTCCTCAGGATTAAGTGTGCTAGCTAATGCCTGCaagcacataaattttgaataaCAGAAATTAAATAGAAAACGCACTTGTCTTTGAAGTATTGGAAACTCCAACAGAAGGAAATCTTTCTTACCCTTAGAGCAAACTGTTTCAAACGACTATATCTCACGAACTGGCGCATGTTATTGAGAACAGATATATCGATGGGAATCTCTGATGCATCACCTCCTTCTTTAACCCATGGGTGTGCTGGAATGAAAATATAAAGAACAATTAAACCCCCAAAGAGATAATCTTATCACTTCATATAGTCGCTgcgaaataaaataataatgtcTCTGGGTATTGACTATTGACACCACCAACCATATTGCAAAGAAAGCAAGCATTCGGAAAATCGTTTCCAAACCGACTAACTTGAActtttaaaaatacataaacGCTTTCCAGTGCCATAGTAGTCAGCATTATTTCTACCAGGATGAGATCTAGGGACATACATAGAGCCTGAGCAGCAGTTAGCCTCGCCCGAGGATCCTTCACAAGTAACTTCTTAACAAAATCTTTAGCACTGTTACTTATGCTTGGCCATGGTTTGCGACCAAAATCAGGCTTCTTCCTTAAGACCTGCAAAAAAAGAGGCAATTAAGTCTACTAAACAGAAAATGGAGGGGCGGGTGCGACATATGCAAATAATGAAGTGGCAAAGGATTCTTGCccccaaaaagaaaaatgaaaatccaacagAAAAGGGAACGGGTTTATTAGTACACAAAGTTAAGAAACTACACCTCCTTAAATATACCATCTTCGGTCTTATCCCAAAATGGACGTCTCCCGCAAAGCAAAATGTAGGTAATAACACCAATACTCCAAACATCTGACTCAGGCCCTGACTTGCGTTTCAATACTTCAGGAGCAACATAGTAAGCACTGCCAACAATATCTTGAAACTTCTTCCCTGCATTTTCAGTTTAAGCAACTTTATAGGTTTCAAATATAAATGTCCAGAAACATCATTACAACTAATAGATGAACAACACTGACAGGAACTTGTAAATCTCTTGATGAAATCTTTCTAGGACTGAAAATATGCATACCTGGTTTTATGAAGTCAGACAAACCAAAGTCTGTTGCCTTCAAAGGCGAGTCTAAGGCTTTCGACTTGAAAAGGAAATTCTTCGAGCAAGGAATAAAGGTAAGGTTATTCAATCATGAAAAATGACTCCAGATAACAATTGCTAAATTCATGTTAATGAACTTGTTTATACCTCAGGTTTCATGTCACGGTGCACCAGACCATGTAAATGGCACTCAGCTGCAACCTTGAGCATCTGCCTTACAACTACCGCGGCATCCTTTTCAGTGTAACGGCTGTCCTTCCTGATTAACCAAGAACAAGAATATAATAGCAATGTTACAAAATATATCATAGAGCAAAAATTTCATTGTCAACCAGAAATCAGATGAGTATTTATCCCAGGACTTTAGggaatcttacttctctagaATCCGATCCAGCAACTCACCGCCTTCACATAACCTGATAATACAGAAAATTGAAGACAACATGAGCAACATATTAATAGGATGATGTAATACACAcctattataaaatacaatgtCTCCGAAAAGATGAAGATCGCGTAACCAGAAAAGGAGTGTATGAATCAAGAGAAGAACAATGGATAGtttgaaaacaataaaaaggaaACTTACTCCATAACTATATACACATAAGAGTCATCTTCACAGGCATTATAAAAGTGGACCACATTTTCATGGCCTGCAAGGGCCTGTAATATCCTGACCTCTCGCTTAACATCCTCAACAGCAATAGGTAGAATCATCTGCCGCCAAACAAAATACCATTCCAGCATTAATGGAACAATTTCAAAGAGGAAAACGGGAACAAAGTAATTATCTTGCCAATGGATGCATtaataacaattacatgttcAGGAAAACTGgctgaaaagaaacaaaatgaaatacaTATTTCAACACTTGCAACTTGGCAagaacagaaaaacaaaaacagacaATAACTTTGCTAACGATGCCTGCAATAAAACAAAAGGCAAGCCCCACAAAACTTGAGTAATTATATCTGCAACTATTTATGCAATCAACCAAACTAAGTAGTTTCCATTAAATAGAATTAACTGCTACCGCAATTGAATGAAGGTGAATTTTAAGAAGCGACAACTGAACCCCAAAAATGGGAAGTTTAACTCTCTGCTCCTCAGAAGAAAGTGGGAATCTACAAGAGATTAAGTCTTAATAGT
This window contains:
- the LOC103418272 gene encoding calcium-dependent protein kinase 28-like; amino-acid sequence: MGGCFSTIKVSGSNSNNTAPATPADNHNRKQSTTAGKQEQRPTHGPNEPPKKQVVHKPKNKLNSRSRTGVIPCGKRTDFGYDKNFDKRYTIGKLLGHGQFGYTYVATDRANGDRVAVKRIDKNKMILPIAVEDVKREVRILQALAGHENVVHFYNACEDDSYVYIVMELCEGGELLDRILEKKDSRYTEKDAAVVVRQMLKVAAECHLHGLVHRDMKPENFLFKSKALDSPLKATDFGLSDFIKPGKKFQDIVGSAYYVAPEVLKRKSGPESDVWSIGVITYILLCGRRPFWDKTEDGIFKEVLRKKPDFGRKPWPSISNSAKDFVKKLLVKDPRARLTAAQALSHPWVKEGGDASEIPIDISVLNNMRQFVRYSRLKQFALRALASTLNPEELSDLKDQFDAIDMDKNGAISLEEMRQALAKDVPWKLKDSRVLEILEAIDSNTDGLVDFTEFVAATLHVHQLEEHDSQKWQQRSRAAFEKFDIDRDGFITPEELRMHTGLKGSIDPLLDEADIDKDGRISLSEFRRLLRTASITSRTVTSSPGHRNARKL